Proteins from one Lacrimispora sphenoides genomic window:
- a CDS encoding PspC domain-containing protein, with product MEDNQKKLYRSDTDKMLCGVCGGIAEYFNVDSTLIRLLWAVLACTGTGIVAYFIAAIIIPRR from the coding sequence ATGGAAGACAATCAGAAGAAATTATACCGTTCCGATACGGACAAAATGCTTTGCGGGGTATGTGGCGGAATTGCGGAATATTTTAACGTGGATTCTACCCTTATCAGGCTTTTGTGGGCAGTGCTGGCCTGCACAGGCACGGGTATTGTGGCCTATTTCATTGCGGCTATCATCATCCCCAGAAGATAA
- a CDS encoding sensor histidine kinase — MGDRLLALWYQMSLKRKLYVIIGSVGIIMAASIFINLKVAYIFINDVSIIMDDNLACYKFQESMENERGLFAQVLANNTPENKEAYRQGCQETRVYLNSLPYDYDKIGEERYGITWNIKNGYDTYEKQREKVVEMNQNDPSYIRELYKTYNMQKYLDLYGTRLTKVVLMGGNDYYEIQIPVLKRMPYILVAISIFAFFVLMILLRFITGSIVKTVVQLATVSGKIEKNDFSSPDVHWDGRDEIGQLVSAFNKMKHATRDYITATEEKRQMEEKLYRHELERAELEKRFSMAQLQLIKSQLNPHFLFNTLNMITRMAQMEEAPVTEEMLVAISSLLRYSLRTSNAFEPLEQELKVVKDYMYIQKMRFGDRIQWGINCSMDLYKEEVPVFMLQPLVENAVIHGIQEKENGGSINIRIEKRGELLWISVADTGKGMDLETLTAIRNAIETKGTGLGIGLGNIYRRISYYYEYGKVTIDSGKNSGTVVQIEFGRRRDIMDYVSVNDSGR, encoded by the coding sequence GTGGGAGATCGATTGCTTGCCCTTTGGTATCAGATGTCTTTGAAAAGGAAACTATACGTGATCATAGGAAGCGTCGGGATCATTATGGCAGCTTCCATTTTCATCAATCTGAAAGTGGCATATATTTTTATCAACGATGTGAGCATTATCATGGATGATAACCTGGCCTGCTATAAGTTTCAGGAGTCCATGGAGAATGAAAGGGGATTGTTTGCCCAGGTGTTAGCAAACAATACTCCAGAAAATAAGGAGGCATACCGGCAGGGCTGCCAGGAAACCAGAGTATATTTAAACAGCCTGCCCTATGATTATGATAAAATCGGGGAAGAGCGCTATGGGATCACCTGGAACATCAAAAACGGTTATGATACCTATGAAAAGCAGCGGGAAAAAGTAGTGGAAATGAATCAGAATGACCCCAGCTATATCAGGGAACTTTACAAAACATATAATATGCAGAAATATCTGGACCTCTATGGAACACGTCTGACCAAGGTGGTTTTAATGGGAGGAAATGATTATTACGAAATTCAGATCCCTGTGCTTAAGCGCATGCCTTACATTCTGGTCGCCATCAGCATTTTCGCTTTTTTTGTACTTATGATCCTTTTGCGTTTTATTACCGGCAGCATTGTAAAAACAGTGGTGCAGTTGGCTACGGTCTCAGGTAAGATCGAGAAGAACGATTTTTCTTCCCCTGACGTCCATTGGGATGGAAGGGATGAGATCGGACAGCTGGTAAGCGCATTCAACAAGATGAAGCATGCCACCCGGGACTACATCACAGCGACGGAGGAGAAACGGCAGATGGAAGAAAAGCTGTACCGGCATGAACTGGAGAGGGCGGAGCTTGAGAAGCGGTTTTCCATGGCCCAGCTTCAGCTGATCAAAAGTCAGTTAAATCCCCACTTTCTCTTTAATACACTGAATATGATTACCAGGATGGCGCAGATGGAGGAAGCGCCGGTGACGGAGGAAATGCTTGTGGCAATCAGCAGCCTTCTTCGTTACAGCCTCCGGACGTCCAATGCCTTTGAACCTCTTGAGCAGGAGCTTAAGGTAGTAAAGGATTATATGTACATCCAGAAGATGCGTTTTGGAGACCGGATTCAATGGGGAATCAACTGCAGCATGGACCTATACAAGGAAGAGGTGCCGGTCTTCATGCTGCAGCCATTGGTGGAAAATGCGGTAATTCACGGGATCCAGGAAAAGGAGAACGGAGGAAGCATCAACATACGGATCGAGAAAAGAGGAGAACTTTTATGGATATCCGTAGCGGATACGGGAAAGGGCATGGACTTAGAAACCCTGACAGCTATCAGGAATGCCATTGAAACAAAGGGGACAGGCCTTGGAATCGGGCTGGGGAATATATATAGAAGGATTTCTTATTACTACGAATATGGAAAGGTGACCATTGACAGCGGAAAAAACAGCGGCACAGTGGTACAGATAGAATTTGGTCGGAGAAGGGATATAATGGATTATGTATCGGTTAATGATAGTGGAAGATGA
- a CDS encoding ABC transporter permease, translating to MGNLKAMVQEKKGGSFNKLNAATRRAIYSLCILVGLFVLFSILQPAKFLAPANLQNLLQQIVTYTIIGCGLTFCLVCGGNDLSAGASMALSGIIMVSLLMQGLPLVVCIALCLIMGIMTGIMNGFFIEILGVVPFVATLATQWVYRGMANVLVNGAPLYTTNIPSKEIQKQFYVLGGGRIGGDGLPYSVIITLVYAIVLGIVLAKMRIGRQIYACGSNLEAAKLSGINAVKTRMFAYCISGLSAAICGILVASRLSSAQPTAGNGYEMEAIAASVLGGISILGGEGTILNTVIGALMMGVIRNGLNLNGVNSFWQQMIVGIILLIAVASQTAKKSGDLGAIKRFFGLKK from the coding sequence ATGGGAAACTTAAAAGCAATGGTGCAGGAAAAGAAAGGCGGTTCGTTCAACAAGCTAAATGCAGCCACACGGCGGGCAATCTACTCACTGTGCATCCTGGTCGGACTGTTTGTGCTGTTTTCGATTCTTCAGCCTGCTAAATTTTTAGCCCCGGCCAATCTGCAGAACCTACTGCAGCAGATCGTTACCTATACCATCATCGGCTGTGGCCTGACCTTCTGTCTGGTCTGCGGAGGAAACGATTTATCTGCCGGCGCTTCCATGGCACTGTCAGGCATTATTATGGTATCACTTCTGATGCAGGGACTGCCTCTTGTGGTATGTATCGCACTTTGCCTGATCATGGGTATCATGACAGGTATTATGAATGGATTTTTTATTGAAATTCTGGGCGTTGTGCCCTTTGTTGCAACTCTGGCAACCCAGTGGGTATACCGAGGCATGGCAAACGTGCTTGTAAACGGTGCACCTCTGTATACAACGAACATTCCTTCTAAGGAGATTCAGAAACAGTTTTACGTTCTGGGCGGCGGAAGGATCGGAGGGGATGGACTTCCCTACAGCGTTATCATTACTTTGGTTTATGCTATAGTGTTAGGGATTGTTCTTGCAAAAATGCGGATCGGACGTCAGATTTATGCCTGTGGTTCCAACTTAGAGGCTGCAAAGCTTTCCGGAATTAATGCAGTAAAGACACGTATGTTTGCATATTGTATTTCCGGTTTATCCGCAGCAATCTGCGGAATCCTGGTTGCTTCCCGTCTTTCCAGTGCCCAGCCTACGGCAGGAAACGGTTATGAGATGGAAGCGATTGCAGCGTCTGTATTGGGAGGTATCTCCATCCTGGGTGGAGAAGGAACGATTCTTAATACGGTAATCGGAGCATTGATGATGGGAGTAATCCGGAACGGACTGAACTTAAACGGTGTTAATTCCTTCTGGCAGCAGATGATCGTAGGTATTATCCTATTGATCGCAGTGGCATCTCAGACAGCGAAGAAGAGCGGAGACTTAGGGGCAATCAAGCGGTTTTTTGGCTTGAAAAAATAA
- a CDS encoding PadR family transcriptional regulator encodes MVFNTGAALLDAIVLAIVSRDQEGTYGYKITQDVRNVIEISESTLYPVLRRLQKEECLEVYDLAFDGRNRRYYKITEKGRVQLNLYKGEWVGYSQKISRIFEEAHI; translated from the coding sequence ATGGTTTTTAACACAGGAGCAGCATTATTGGACGCCATTGTCCTTGCAATAGTGTCAAGGGATCAGGAGGGTACCTATGGTTATAAAATCACGCAGGATGTGAGAAATGTCATTGAGATTTCAGAATCAACCCTTTATCCGGTACTCCGAAGATTGCAGAAGGAAGAGTGTTTGGAGGTTTATGATCTGGCATTTGATGGCAGGAACCGAAGATATTATAAGATTACGGAAAAAGGAAGGGTTCAATTGAATCTCTATAAAGGTGAGTGGGTAGGCTACTCCCAGAAAATATCCCGGATTTTTGAGGAGGCACATATATGA
- a CDS encoding response regulator transcription factor produces the protein MYRLMIVEDEMIERIVLKKMLLKKFGEECQVFEAQNGKEAVDIFKREDIQVVILDIGMPGMNGIQAAEIMRKENKDCCLIFLTAYDRFDYAKKAISIRAMEYLLKPYSQKEVLNVVEEALRIAGEQEDQQGEIKPHKEREEEEAHPVLDEESDFSGSRLSVMTSMVEEYIRSNYMNDISMSETARAVGYSEPYFCRMFKLQFGQSFTSYLAEYRVEEAKKLLAQPNVIVKEVGVRVGYLDSNYFTKVFKRLEGVNPSEYRMSSLKDLQS, from the coding sequence ATGTATCGGTTAATGATAGTGGAAGATGAAATGATAGAGCGAATTGTGCTTAAAAAGATGCTGCTGAAGAAATTCGGAGAGGAATGTCAGGTCTTTGAGGCTCAGAATGGAAAAGAGGCAGTAGACATTTTTAAAAGGGAAGATATCCAGGTGGTAATCCTGGATATTGGTATGCCGGGAATGAACGGAATCCAGGCTGCGGAAATCATGAGGAAGGAAAATAAGGATTGCTGCCTTATATTCCTGACAGCCTACGACCGCTTTGACTATGCGAAAAAGGCGATTTCCATCAGGGCTATGGAATATCTGCTGAAGCCTTATTCTCAGAAAGAGGTCTTGAACGTGGTTGAGGAGGCTCTGCGGATTGCCGGTGAACAGGAGGATCAGCAGGGGGAAATCAAACCGCATAAGGAAAGAGAAGAGGAGGAGGCCCATCCGGTTTTGGATGAGGAGTCTGATTTTAGCGGAAGCCGCTTGTCTGTAATGACATCCATGGTGGAGGAATATATCCGGTCCAATTATATGAATGATATTTCCATGAGCGAAACAGCCCGGGCCGTTGGGTATTCAGAGCCTTATTTTTGCAGGATGTTCAAGCTTCAGTTCGGGCAAAGCTTTACCTCTTATCTGGCGGAATACAGAGTGGAGGAAGCGAAAAAGCTGCTGGCCCAGCCCAATGTGATCGTAAAGGAGGTAGGAGTCAGAGTGGGTTACTTGGATTCCAATTATTTTACAAAGGTTTTCAAACGGCTGGAAGGGGTAAATCCTTCGGAGTACAGAATGTCCAGTCTGAAAGATCTCCAAAGTTAA
- a CDS encoding ABC transporter substrate-binding protein produces the protein MRKVTAVLLAAAMAVAGLTGCGSQSSNATTAAAESSQGAATEKAEESKDSAKGETTKGEKTIYVIVKVLGNQYWSVLQAGAEQAGKELGCNVVVVGTALESDIEGQLTLLQNAVSAQADGIVIAPLDSVSLDAPITEAYNSGIPVVLVDTVINSENYSAALLTNNVEAGKVAAEELMRRLKDKGVSETEDAQIAIQVGSTGSQTINDRVKGFNEYWQENAPEKWQVLNNDIKVNDGDISKAVGFCQDFITTYPNLKAVFGPNNGSTVGFVTGLTESGRTDISMVGFDFSAEIETMIRSGEYDVSSVVQRQFYMGYDGVKTALEMSAGNTVKEKTVDTGVILVNTDNVDDAEVQSIINP, from the coding sequence ATGAGAAAAGTAACGGCAGTTTTGTTGGCAGCGGCTATGGCAGTTGCCGGTCTGACCGGCTGTGGAAGCCAGTCAAGCAACGCTACCACCGCGGCAGCAGAATCCAGCCAGGGGGCGGCTACTGAAAAGGCGGAAGAATCAAAAGATTCCGCTAAGGGTGAAACAACAAAGGGAGAGAAAACCATTTACGTAATTGTAAAGGTTCTTGGAAACCAGTACTGGAGCGTGCTTCAGGCCGGTGCAGAACAGGCCGGTAAGGAACTGGGCTGCAACGTAGTAGTAGTAGGAACTGCTCTGGAATCAGATATCGAAGGCCAGCTTACCCTGCTGCAGAATGCAGTATCCGCACAGGCAGATGGAATCGTTATCGCTCCTTTAGACAGTGTATCCCTTGACGCTCCGATCACAGAGGCGTATAATTCAGGAATACCGGTAGTTCTGGTAGATACAGTGATCAATAGCGAAAACTACAGTGCTGCTCTTCTGACCAATAACGTAGAAGCAGGAAAAGTTGCTGCTGAGGAACTTATGCGCAGGCTGAAAGACAAAGGAGTTTCTGAAACAGAAGATGCTCAGATCGCCATTCAGGTTGGCTCCACCGGTTCTCAGACCATCAATGACCGTGTGAAGGGCTTTAACGAGTACTGGCAGGAAAATGCTCCTGAAAAATGGCAGGTATTAAACAACGATATTAAGGTAAACGATGGAGATATCAGCAAGGCAGTAGGTTTCTGCCAGGACTTTATCACCACATATCCGAACTTAAAAGCAGTGTTTGGTCCTAACAACGGTTCTACCGTAGGATTTGTAACTGGTCTTACAGAATCTGGACGCACCGACATCTCCATGGTTGGATTTGACTTCTCTGCAGAAATTGAAACCATGATCCGCAGCGGCGAATACGATGTGTCTTCTGTAGTACAGCGCCAGTTTTACATGGGATATGACGGCGTAAAGACAGCTCTTGAAATGTCTGCTGGAAACACCGTAAAAGAAAAGACAGTAGATACAGGTGTAATCCTGGTTAATACTGATAATGTAGATGACGCTGAAGTACAGAGCATCATCAATCCATAA
- a CDS encoding TRAP transporter substrate-binding protein produces the protein MDKQIAKRAALIVFAVAAACFLIILLKSGNPGKALFLGGRKEAPEYVLSYADNQPEDYPTVQGASKFAELVQEKTSGRIKINVFAGGEMGSENEVVEQLQYGGIDFARVSVMILAEIKPKFNVLQLPYLYRDEKHMWKVLDGEIGEEFKEDLKESDLVALSWYDAGARHFYNSSRPIKCVEDMKKMRIRVANSDMMSAMVEALGARAVPMAYSEVYAALETSTIDGAENNWPSYETMGHYEVAKYITLDAHTRIPEMQVASQATWEKLSDADRKIITACAEESARYERRLWEIREENVRQRLIKAGCIVTELSSSEQVRFRAAVMTVYQMYCSEYIDVVNRIAQIR, from the coding sequence ATGGACAAACAGATTGCCAAAAGGGCGGCTTTGATTGTTTTCGCAGTGGCTGCAGCTTGCTTTTTAATCATTCTCCTGAAATCGGGAAATCCGGGGAAAGCTCTTTTTTTAGGGGGCAGGAAAGAAGCGCCGGAATATGTGCTTTCCTATGCGGATAACCAGCCGGAGGATTATCCAACCGTACAGGGAGCAAGTAAATTTGCAGAACTGGTGCAGGAAAAGACGTCCGGAAGGATCAAGATCAATGTGTTTGCCGGCGGTGAAATGGGGAGTGAAAACGAAGTGGTGGAACAGCTTCAATACGGCGGGATCGATTTTGCCCGGGTTTCGGTCATGATCCTGGCCGAAATAAAGCCTAAATTTAATGTACTGCAGCTGCCTTACCTGTACAGAGATGAAAAGCATATGTGGAAAGTGCTTGATGGAGAGATCGGAGAGGAATTTAAGGAGGATTTAAAGGAAAGCGATCTGGTGGCCCTTTCCTGGTATGATGCAGGTGCCAGACATTTTTACAATTCTTCCCGCCCTATAAAATGCGTAGAGGATATGAAAAAGATGCGCATTCGCGTTGCCAATTCCGACATGATGTCGGCTATGGTGGAGGCACTTGGTGCCAGAGCGGTGCCAATGGCTTATTCTGAAGTTTATGCAGCTTTAGAAACCAGCACCATCGATGGTGCGGAAAACAACTGGCCATCCTATGAAACCATGGGACATTATGAGGTGGCAAAATACATTACGCTGGATGCCCACACCAGGATCCCTGAGATGCAGGTGGCCTCCCAGGCTACCTGGGAGAAGTTAAGTGATGCGGACAGAAAGATCATTACAGCCTGCGCAGAAGAGTCTGCCAGGTATGAAAGAAGGCTGTGGGAGATTCGTGAGGAGAATGTCAGGCAGCGGCTGATAAAGGCCGGCTGCATTGTCACGGAGCTAAGCTCGTCAGAACAGGTGCGCTTTCGGGCAGCTGTCATGACAGTTTATCAAATGTATTGCAGCGAATATATTGATGTGGTAAACCGGATCGCCCAGATACGGTGA
- a CDS encoding PspC domain-containing protein yields the protein MEPKRLYRSVKNRVLCGVCGGIGEYFQVDPVMIRLIWVLLMFLQSWRHLFRSFMGFSLVGGSLVLYVIAAVIIPQAPKDEIR from the coding sequence GTGGAACCAAAACGTTTGTACCGGTCTGTAAAAAACAGAGTCCTCTGTGGTGTATGCGGCGGTATTGGAGAATATTTTCAGGTGGATCCTGTTATGATAAGGCTGATATGGGTTCTTTTAATGTTTCTTCAGTCATGGCGCCATTTGTTCCGTTCGTTCATGGGATTTTCTCTGGTAGGAGGAAGCCTGGTCCTTTACGTGATTGCTGCGGTCATCATACCTCAGGCGCCAAAGGATGAAATAAGATAA
- a CDS encoding DUF1700 domain-containing protein produces the protein MSRDEFMRELEYLLSDIPDEEKAEAIEYYRDYLEEAGQENEEKVIKEFESPERIAAIIRSDISGNLDDGGEFTETGYRDERFKDPNYQMAKRYDLPEVSDDGRYGHEGQEKKHNRRRRGMDGNRTVKTVLWIILIIAASPILMGIGGGLVGLLGGILGCLVAAVVGVGALTFALLAAGVGLILGSVVSMVIHPLSGALLLGLGILFLGLGMIALALCGSFYGSFLPFLFRSCVNALSRLLHGRRGRL, from the coding sequence ATGAGCAGGGATGAGTTTATGAGAGAGCTGGAGTATCTGCTGTCAGATATTCCAGATGAAGAAAAGGCGGAGGCTATCGAATATTACAGGGATTATCTGGAAGAAGCGGGGCAGGAAAATGAAGAAAAGGTAATCAAAGAGTTTGAAAGCCCTGAGCGGATCGCAGCGATTATCCGCTCGGACATATCCGGGAATTTAGATGATGGAGGAGAATTCACGGAGACTGGCTATCGGGATGAACGGTTTAAAGATCCGAATTACCAGATGGCTAAGAGGTATGATCTTCCGGAGGTATCCGATGACGGCCGATACGGTCACGAAGGACAGGAGAAAAAGCATAACAGGCGAAGAAGAGGCATGGATGGTAACCGTACCGTAAAAACTGTTTTATGGATCATATTAATTATTGCAGCTTCGCCTATCCTTATGGGAATCGGAGGAGGTCTTGTTGGCTTGTTAGGAGGAATTTTAGGCTGCCTTGTGGCAGCAGTTGTTGGAGTCGGTGCGCTGACCTTTGCCCTTTTAGCGGCCGGGGTCGGTTTGATTTTGGGCAGTGTCGTCTCCATGGTGATTCATCCCTTAAGCGGAGCCCTGCTTTTAGGGTTGGGAATCCTGTTCCTTGGCTTAGGAATGATTGCACTAGCCCTCTGCGGTTCTTTTTATGGGAGCTTTCTTCCATTTCTTTTCAGAAGCTGTGTGAATGCCCTTAGCAGGTTATTACATGGAAGGAGAGGCCGTTTATGA
- a CDS encoding sugar ABC transporter ATP-binding protein: MKQELFRMEGISKSFPGVKALDKVSLSVNKGEVLGLVGENGAGKSTLMKILSGVHRADEGEIFIEGNKVDIDSVAKAHELGVCIIMQELNMCGHLSVADNIFIGRAHKKGIFIDDGKMHEEAQKILDDLGIELNTYAHVGSLSIAQQQMVEIAKAISFNSKILVLDEPTATLTEKEIEQLFGIIRRLKEKGVGMVYISHRMAELNQICERVTIIRDGQYIGTRNLNEITMDELVNMIVGRSLEDKYPKYKRNIGEIVLEARNVRRGTKVNADYFCVRKGEILGISGLVGAGRTELMRCIFGADQADSMELTLEGKPIKINSVIQAIKHGIGYATEDRKRDGLALGLDIKYNTNMAHLPNITHYGFINDKEGLKNAEKYVELLRTKTPSVHQLCGNLSGGNQQKVVLAKWLCNDVKVLIVDEPTRGIDVGAKYEVYELFNKLSAQGVSIIMISSELPEILGMSDRILVIHQGEINGELDAKTATQEDILYLAAGYNKLEGKPAPVLTGSGNRKGE, from the coding sequence ATGAAACAGGAATTGTTTCGAATGGAAGGGATAAGTAAAAGCTTCCCCGGAGTCAAGGCTCTCGATAAAGTAAGTTTGTCAGTGAATAAGGGTGAGGTCCTTGGGCTTGTCGGTGAAAACGGAGCCGGTAAATCCACCCTGATGAAGATTTTATCCGGTGTTCACCGGGCAGATGAAGGTGAAATATTCATTGAAGGTAATAAGGTGGACATTGATTCTGTTGCAAAGGCCCATGAGCTTGGTGTGTGTATCATCATGCAGGAGTTGAATATGTGCGGTCATCTTAGTGTGGCAGACAATATATTCATCGGCAGGGCCCATAAAAAAGGAATTTTTATCGATGACGGCAAGATGCATGAGGAAGCGCAGAAGATCCTTGATGATCTGGGTATTGAATTAAATACCTATGCCCATGTGGGAAGTTTAAGCATTGCTCAGCAGCAGATGGTAGAAATTGCAAAAGCGATCAGCTTTAATTCAAAAATACTGGTTCTTGATGAGCCGACAGCAACCCTTACAGAAAAGGAGATCGAGCAGTTGTTCGGTATCATCCGCCGCTTAAAAGAAAAGGGAGTGGGTATGGTTTATATTTCCCACCGAATGGCGGAACTTAATCAGATCTGTGAACGGGTTACGATTATCAGGGATGGCCAGTACATAGGCACCAGGAATCTTAATGAGATCACCATGGATGAACTGGTAAATATGATCGTTGGACGTTCTTTGGAGGATAAATATCCTAAATACAAGCGTAACATCGGAGAAATAGTACTTGAGGCCAGAAATGTCCGCAGAGGCACTAAAGTAAATGCGGATTATTTTTGTGTGAGAAAAGGAGAAATCCTTGGAATATCAGGACTGGTAGGAGCGGGAAGAACAGAGCTTATGCGCTGCATCTTCGGTGCGGATCAGGCGGATTCCATGGAGCTTACGCTGGAAGGAAAACCAATCAAGATCAACTCTGTGATCCAGGCCATTAAGCATGGGATCGGATATGCTACGGAGGACCGGAAGCGTGATGGTCTGGCTCTTGGCCTTGACATTAAATATAATACGAACATGGCCCATCTTCCAAACATCACTCATTATGGATTTATCAATGATAAGGAAGGGCTTAAGAATGCGGAAAAATATGTGGAGCTTCTGCGTACGAAAACCCCAAGCGTGCACCAGCTTTGCGGGAATCTTTCCGGAGGCAATCAGCAAAAGGTAGTTTTAGCCAAATGGCTGTGCAATGATGTAAAGGTGCTGATCGTTGACGAACCAACCAGAGGAATCGATGTAGGAGCCAAGTATGAGGTGTATGAGCTGTTTAACAAGCTGAGCGCCCAGGGAGTGTCCATTATCATGATTTCTTCTGAACTGCCGGAGATCCTTGGCATGAGCGACCGGATTCTGGTCATTCACCAGGGTGAAATCAACGGAGAATTAGATGCAAAGACCGCTACTCAGGAAGATATCCTGTATCTTGCGGCAGGTTATAACAAACTAGAAGGAAAACCGGCGCCCGTATTAACAGGCAGCGGTAATAGAAAGGGAGAGTAA
- a CDS encoding DUF4097 family beta strand repeat-containing protein, with protein MKRFVKICLIAGSVCVLIGGGISAVAAVLGGNLRDIVPQRVIEWEREISGVTLDGIWEGVNFDDIYVPEVFNLGEKGQEIFSSQEVKNLDIVIRTGNVVFVEDPKGNEVKIFCNRDQSCFILYEENGDLELQEYDGWKRKDGPDLLFTVQVPKNYRFSDVNLKSVHSSRFSGYDGSGPAMTAQALSAEELNIETKAGAIKINGGSVGNLSVETSAGAVEFSGMTSGDVEAVCQVGAIKLELAGKKEDYNYDISCKMGAVKVGDEGSAALKGRKQMDNGAGKDMDLECKTGAIQVDFMNEL; from the coding sequence ATGAAAAGGTTTGTAAAGATTTGTTTGATTGCCGGAAGTGTCTGCGTCCTGATCGGCGGGGGGATTTCAGCCGTAGCCGCTGTGCTGGGAGGAAATTTACGGGATATAGTCCCTCAAAGAGTCATTGAATGGGAAAGGGAAATTTCGGGAGTTACTCTGGATGGTATTTGGGAAGGGGTAAATTTTGATGATATTTACGTTCCGGAAGTTTTTAATTTAGGAGAAAAGGGGCAGGAAATTTTTTCTTCTCAGGAAGTAAAAAATCTGGATATAGTAATACGTACAGGAAATGTTGTTTTTGTGGAAGATCCCAAGGGAAATGAGGTTAAGATTTTTTGCAACAGAGATCAATCCTGTTTTATCCTGTACGAAGAGAATGGTGATTTGGAGCTTCAGGAATATGATGGCTGGAAAAGAAAGGATGGTCCGGATCTGCTTTTTACGGTTCAGGTTCCAAAGAATTACCGCTTTTCCGACGTTAACTTAAAATCAGTCCATTCAAGCCGTTTCTCAGGCTATGACGGTTCCGGTCCGGCGATGACGGCTCAGGCTCTTTCCGCAGAAGAACTGAATATTGAAACAAAGGCCGGTGCCATAAAGATCAATGGCGGCAGCGTGGGAAATCTTTCCGTGGAAACCAGTGCCGGTGCCGTGGAATTTTCCGGAATGACTTCCGGAGATGTCGAGGCGGTATGCCAGGTCGGTGCCATAAAGCTTGAACTAGCCGGGAAAAAGGAAGATTACAATTATGATATCTCGTGCAAAATGGGAGCTGTAAAGGTCGGAGATGAAGGCAGCGCGGCCTTAAAGGGCAGGAAGCAGATGGATAACGGGGCTGGAAAAGATATGGATCTGGAATGTAAGACAGGAGCGATCCAGGTGGATTTTATGAATGAATTATAA
- a CDS encoding small, acid-soluble spore protein, alpha/beta type produces MSKGKRNEPFDPRNMKPEEVLKFEIASELGLGDKVIESGWRSLSAKESGRIGGLITKRKRELKNEALLKGEEV; encoded by the coding sequence ATGTCAAAGGGAAAGAGAAACGAACCATTTGATCCTCGTAATATGAAGCCGGAGGAAGTACTTAAATTTGAAATTGCATCAGAGCTTGGCCTTGGTGATAAGGTAATAGAGAGCGGCTGGCGTAGTCTGAGTGCAAAGGAAAGCGGCCGTATCGGAGGCCTGATTACAAAAAGAAAAAGAGAATTGAAAAACGAAGCTCTGTTAAAGGGTGAAGAAGTATAG